From Fundulus heteroclitus isolate FHET01 chromosome 14, MU-UCD_Fhet_4.1, whole genome shotgun sequence, the proteins below share one genomic window:
- the LOC105919681 gene encoding endonuclease domain-containing 1 protein-like isoform X2, which translates to MTSQQVWSFLPVAALLLLLSVHTLAEVVESMSDCSQFFLDQTPPHVPGILEDGEILNQNRYKPICQTYENQRRFVTLYDTKNKIPLFSAFRFVGEVDKKRPENLWKIEPQLENEAADKNMQLDDNNKEYNHQAGDIDYRSNERFDRGHIFPSSYASTNDDKISTFTLTNIVPQAKSFNQGSWKNMEQCVKCVMEEYCINSNGDIEGFVVTGAQPSSGSFLNNRVNVPSALWSAFCCYSANKKAWLASAHWGDNVQDESKNKFLDTITLEALYQKLNMSNSGFLFSGKNCPLQTTVTKFYPEIDKICSCPPTIPESSPTSSGSFVLLIIFLSSTLFYILITGHRAEQD; encoded by the exons ATGACGTCTCAGCAGGTGTGGAGCTTCCTGCCAGTTGcagctcttctcctcctcctgtccgTCCACACGTTGGCTGAGGTGGTGGAGTCGATGTCGGACTGTAGTCAGTTTTTCCTTGACCAAACCCCACCACATGTTCCAGGCATTCTGGAGGATGGGGAGATCCTCAATCAGAACCGATACAAACCCATTTGCCAGACCTACGAGAACCAAAGGAGATTTGTCACTCTCTACGATACCAAAAACAAGATtccactgttttctgctttcaggtttgttggagaagTAGACAAGAAGAGACCTGAAAACTTGTGGAAAATAGAACCACAG CTGGAGAATGAAGCTGCAGATAAGAACATGCAGCTAGATGACAACAACAAGGAATACAACCACCAGGCTGGCGACATTGATTACAGGTCCAACGAAAGATTTGACAGGGGTCATATATTTCCCAGCTCTTATGCCTCAACCAACGATGATAAAATATCAACTTTTACCCTGACGAACATCGTTCCCCAAGCTAAGTCCTTCAACCAGGGCAGCTGGAAAAACATGGAGCAGTGCGTCAAATGCGTCATGGAGGAGTACTGCATCAACAGCAATGGTGATATTGAAGGCTTTGTGGTGACTGGAGCACAACCCAGCTCTGGTAGCTTCCTCAACAACAGGGTCAACGTTCCCTCTGCACTCTGGTCGGCCTTCTGCTGCTACAGCGCCAACAAGAAAGCATGGCTTGCAAGCGCGCACTGGGGCGACAATGTTCAAGACGAGTCCAAAAACAAATTTCTGGACACTATTACTCTGGAGGCCCTGTACCAGAAACTGAACATGTCCAactctgggtttttattttcgGGAAAAAATTGTCCTCTCCAAACAACCGTCACCAAGTTTTACCCAGAAATTGACAAAATCTGCTCCTGTCCACCAACCATCCCTGAGTCTTCACCTACTTCGTCTGGTTCCTTCGTACTCCTCATCATCTTCCTCTCATCTACACTTTTTTATATACTCATCACTGGGCATCGTGCTGAGCAGGACTGA